In the Nerophis ophidion isolate RoL-2023_Sa linkage group LG01, RoL_Noph_v1.0, whole genome shotgun sequence genome, one interval contains:
- the atxn2 gene encoding ataxin-2 isoform X3, with the protein MSMKAGGNRSKPGGGNAAGAGGSGGGRQNLGRGRHSGKGPAAVIFNGVYANMRMVHVLTSVVGTRCELKVKNGTVYEGVFKTYGPECDLVLDAAHRKNLEPSAGPRKEDIVESIVFKASDVVVVSFKDVDLNFARKVSSDTEPKGVSLRVSDNFTDTAVSGRINGEHKEKDLEPWDGGETHNSDSLESLDTDVSNGWDPNDMFKYNEEKYGVLSTYDSSLSTYTVPLERDNSEEFLKREARAAQLAEEIEASSTYKARVALENDERSEEEKFTAVVRGEREMHTLSRENKYIPPGQRNREAMSWGPGRQNSPRLTPNSAGPAPPRAGLHDYSLSPGADQRVVNGGSSHWPSPCPSPSSRSLPRYQPGPSSLPPRAATPTRPPSRPPSRPSRPLSHSSHPSYPSSSSPFPHHGPTSPASTLPKRMSSEGPSRMSPKSQRTPRAHRVPPSRTTGIPPGVDLISHNSPGDLPVTSSNRGNSSGGTWSSVVSGAHRPRSPRQNSMVGASPSSASPQTGTAPVDTFATPRSASSPTAASSAPSMVAGDIKESRVQETRQTSPKANKDNMKDSSTSVNRPVCKGPPSFAPDHRKQLDNLKKFSEDFRLQSSSNSDPASDNMITKPSRDPAAKLADSPLDKSSIVSPEDHSDSAPSTGTINTSKPGSPAALSPSPSGPDQKRVGLDVTSQGVQTTAMSTFGGPKHEEKEDKKEAVQDQVRKSTLNPNANEFKPRFNTQQPKPANTPTPPRPQGQPSPSIVVQQPPTVYSQTMCFPQMYPLTPVSPGVQKSIIWKSPAMYQVQMPHMTVNQTKPYRPGKVPNMNQQRTDQHHPPGTPIMHPATAAGPPIITQNPAYSAQYFTCSPQQFASQPLVQQMPHYQSQAQHVFSPVMQGSARMMAPHAHGQPTLVSSSTTQYPEQTHTMYVSSCPMPQQYTHPSATLHPHPQHPQPSATPTGQGQQGGPPQHGGPPNHPAASPVQHPQHPQAAAAAAAAQALHLANQPQQQMYSALAPTPPSMTPGPNPQSPQASFPSAQQTVYIHPQQVQHGYNPNHMAHVQQAHMQSGMVPSHHPASAHPQMMLMATQGPPGGPQAPMAQTALNHIPVSSTTHFSYLAHPQVQAHHQQQL; encoded by the exons GGGAAGACACAGTGGTAAAGGTCCTGCAGCG GTTATTTTCAATGGAGTTTATGCAAACATGAGGATGGTCCATGTCTTGACATCTGTTGTG GGCACCAGGTGTGAACTGAAGGTGAAAAATGGAACGGTCTATGAAGGAGTCTTCAAAACTTACGGTCCAGAG TGCGACCTGGTATTAGACGCAGCCCACAGAAAGAACCTAGAGCCGAGTGCGGGCCCCAGAAAAGAAGACATTGTAGAGAGCATCGTTTTCAAGGCTTCCGATGTCGTCGTCGTGTCCTTCAAAGACGTCGACCTTAACTTTGCCAGGAAAG TTTCCTCTGACACAG AGCCTAAAGGTGTATCCTTGCGTGTCTCAGATAACTTCACAGACACCGCAGTGAGCGGCAGAATCAATGGCGAGCACAAAGAGAAAGATCTGGAGCCCTGGGATGGTGGAGAGACCCACAATTCTGACAGCCTCGAGTCTCTGGATACTGATGTG tCAAATGGGTGGGACCCCAATGATATGTTCAAGTACAACGAGGAGAAGTATGGGGTTTTGTCAACTTATGACAGCAGCCTGTCCACATATAC GGTCCCACTAGAGCGTGATAACTCTGAGGAATTCCTGAAGAGGGAAGCTCGAGCTGCCCAGCTGGCTGAGGAAATAGAAGCCAGCTCCACATACAAGGCCCGCGTGGCGCTGGAGAACGACGAACGGTCCGAGGAGGAGAAGTTTACCGCCGTCGTCCGAGGGGAAAGAGAGATGCACACGTTGAGCAG GGAGAACAAGTACATTCCCCCAGGGCAGAGAAACAGGGAGGCAATGTCATGGGGGCCCGGACGGCAGAATTCGCCACGCCTGACTCCGAACTCAGCTGGACCTGCACCCCCTCGAGCGGGATTGCACGACTATAGTCTAAGCCCAGGCGCCGACCAGAGGGTGGTAAATGGAG GTTCATCCCATTGGCCCTCACCCTGTCCATCCCCTTCCTCCCGCTCCCTCCCTCGTTACCAGCCCGGCCCTTCCTCTTTGCCTCCTCGGGCAGCCACGCCCACCAGGCCACCCTCCAGACCCCCTTCTCGACCTTCCAGGCCTTTATCTCATTCATCCCACCCCTCCTATCCCTCTTCCTCGTCTCCCTTTCCCCACCATGGGCCGACATCGCCGGCCTCCACTCTGCCCAAACGCATGTCTTCAGAAG GTCCATCAAGGATGTCCCCCAAATCCCAAAGGACGCCCCGTGCTCACAGAGTGCCTCCCAGCAGGACCACAGGAATACCACCAGGAGTGGATCTAATATCCCACAATTCCCCAGGAGATCTCCCAGTGACTTCATCCAACAGAGGAAACTCCTCAGGAGGAACGTGGTCTTCTGTAGTTAGTGGAG CTCACAGACCGCGCTCCCCTCGTCAGAACAGCATGGTCGGAGCGTCCCCTTCCTCCGCATCCCCACAGACAGGAACAGCTCCTGTGGACACTTTTGCCACGCCGAGGTCCGCGTCCTCCCCGACTGCTGCTAGTTCTGCCCCCAGCATGGTTGCTGGAGATA TAAAAGAGAGTCGCGTCCAGGAGACGAGACAGACGTCCCCCAAAGCCAACAAAGACAACATGAAGGATAGTTCAACCAGTGTCAACAGACCAGTGTGTAAAG GTCCTCCCTCTTTCGCACCTGACCACAGAAAACAACTAGACAATTTAAAGAAATTTAGTGAAGATTTTAGG TTGCAGTCTAGTTCCAACTCAGACCCTGCCTCTGACAACATGATCACAAAGCCTTCAAGAGATCCCGCGGCCAAGCTTGCAGACTCCCCCTTGGACAAATCCTCCATAGTGAGCCCCGAAGACCATAGCGACTCCGCCCCGTCCACCGGCACCATCAATACGAGTAAGCCCGGCAGCCCCGCCGCGCTGTCCCCGTCTCCTTCAGGCCCAGATCAGAAGAGGGTTGGGCTGGATGTGACGTCGCAAGGGGTTCAGACAACGGCCATGTCCACATTTGGCGGGCCCAAGCATGAAGAAAAGGAGGACAAAAAGGAGGCGGTGCAAGA TCAAGTGAGGAAGTCAACCTTAAACCCCAACGCTAATGAGTTCAAGCCAAGGTTTAACACACAG CAGCCTAAACCAGCAAACACCCCAACACCACCCCGGCCCCAAGGTCAGCCAAGCCCCTCCATAGTGGTCCAGCAGCCCCCCACCGTCTACAGTCAGACAATGTGCTTCCCCCAGATGTATCCTCTCACACCAGTTAGTCCCGGCGTGCAG AAAAGCATAATATGGAAg TCTCCAGCAATGTACCAGGTCCAGATGCCTCACATGACTGTAAACCAGACCAAACCATACAGACCAGGTAAAG TACCCAACATGAACCAGCAGAGGACAGACCAGCATCACCCACCAGGCACACCCATCATGCACCCTGCTACAGCAGCAGGTCCACCAATCATCACGCAGAACCCCGCCTACTCTGCCCAGTACTTTACCTGCAGCCCGCAGCAGTTTGCCAGTCAGCCGCTGGTCCAGCAGATGCCGCACTACCAGTCACAG GCGCAGCATGTGTTCAGTCCCGTAATGCAAGGCAGTGCCCGCATGATGGCGCCGCACGCACACGGCCAACCCACCTTGGTGTCCTCCTCAACCACACAGTACCCAGAGCAGACACACACCATGTATG TGTCTTCTTGCCCCATGCCCCAGCAGTACACCCACCCCAGTGCCACGTTGCACCCTCACCCTCAGCACCCTCAGCCCTCTGCCACGCCCACAGGCCAAGGTCAGCAAGGGGGGCCGCCTCAGCATGGAGGTCCCCCCAACCACCCTGCCGCCAGCCCAGTCCAGCACCCGCAGCACCCTCAGGCGGCAGCAG CAGCAGCTGCCGCCCAGGCCCTCCACCTCGCCAACCAGCCTCAGCAGCAGATGTACTCCGCTCTAGCCCCCACGCCTCCATCCATGACCCCGGGCCCCAACCCCCAGTCACCACAGGCGTCTTTCCCCTCTGCCCAGCAGACCGTCTACATCCACCCTCAGCAAGTGCAGCATGGCTATAATCCCAACCACATGGCTCATGTGCAGCAG
- the atxn2 gene encoding ataxin-2 isoform X9, whose amino-acid sequence MSMKAGGNRSKPGGGNAAGAGGSGGGRQNLGRGRHSGKGPAAVIFNGVYANMRMVHVLTSVVGTRCELKVKNGTVYEGVFKTYGPECDLVLDAAHRKNLEPSAGPRKEDIVESIVFKASDVVVVSFKDVDLNFARKVSSDTDNFTDTAVSGRINGEHKEKDLEPWDGGETHNSDSLESLDTDVSNGWDPNDMFKYNEEKYGVLSTYDSSLSTYTVPLERDNSEEFLKREARAAQLAEEIEASSTYKARVALENDERSEEEKFTAVVRGEREMHTLSRENKYIPPGQRNREAMSWGPGRQNSPRLTPNSAGPAPPRAGLHDYSLSPGADQRVVNGGSSHWPSPCPSPSSRSLPRYQPGPSSLPPRAATPTRPPSRPPSRPSRPLSHSSHPSYPSSSSPFPHHGPTSPASTLPKRMSSEGPSRMSPKSQRTPRAHRVPPSRTTGIPPGVDLISHNSPGDLPVTSSNRGNSSGGTWSSVVSGAHRPRSPRQNSMVGASPSSASPQTGTAPVDTFATPRSASSPTAASSAPSMVAGDIKESRVQETRQTSPKANKDNMKDSSTSVNRPVCKGPPSFAPDHRKQLDNLKKFSEDFRLQSSSNSDPASDNMITKPSRDPAAKLADSPLDKSSIVSPEDHSDSAPSTGTINTSKPGSPAALSPSPSGPDQKRVGLDVTSQGVQTTAMSTFGGPKHEEKEDKKEAVQDQVRKSTLNPNANEFKPRFNTQPKPANTPTPPRPQGQPSPSIVVQQPPTVYSQTMCFPQMYPLTPVSPGVQKSIIWKSPAMYQVQMPHMTVNQTKPYRPGKVPNMNQQRTDQHHPPGTPIMHPATAAGPPIITQNPAYSAQYFTCSPQQFASQPLVQQMPHYQSQAQHVFSPVMQGSARMMAPHAHGQPTLVSSSTTQYPEQTHTMYVSSCPMPQQYTHPSATLHPHPQHPQPSATPTGQGQQGGPPQHGGPPNHPAASPVQHPQHPQAAAAAAAAAQALHLANQPQQQMYSALAPTPPSMTPGPNPQSPQASFPSAQQTVYIHPQQVQHGYNPNHMAHVQQAHMQSGMVPSHHPASAHPQMMLMATQGPPGGPQAPMAQTALNHIPVSSTTHFSYLAHPQVQAHHQQQL is encoded by the exons GGGAAGACACAGTGGTAAAGGTCCTGCAGCG GTTATTTTCAATGGAGTTTATGCAAACATGAGGATGGTCCATGTCTTGACATCTGTTGTG GGCACCAGGTGTGAACTGAAGGTGAAAAATGGAACGGTCTATGAAGGAGTCTTCAAAACTTACGGTCCAGAG TGCGACCTGGTATTAGACGCAGCCCACAGAAAGAACCTAGAGCCGAGTGCGGGCCCCAGAAAAGAAGACATTGTAGAGAGCATCGTTTTCAAGGCTTCCGATGTCGTCGTCGTGTCCTTCAAAGACGTCGACCTTAACTTTGCCAGGAAAG TTTCCTCTGACACAG ATAACTTCACAGACACCGCAGTGAGCGGCAGAATCAATGGCGAGCACAAAGAGAAAGATCTGGAGCCCTGGGATGGTGGAGAGACCCACAATTCTGACAGCCTCGAGTCTCTGGATACTGATGTG tCAAATGGGTGGGACCCCAATGATATGTTCAAGTACAACGAGGAGAAGTATGGGGTTTTGTCAACTTATGACAGCAGCCTGTCCACATATAC GGTCCCACTAGAGCGTGATAACTCTGAGGAATTCCTGAAGAGGGAAGCTCGAGCTGCCCAGCTGGCTGAGGAAATAGAAGCCAGCTCCACATACAAGGCCCGCGTGGCGCTGGAGAACGACGAACGGTCCGAGGAGGAGAAGTTTACCGCCGTCGTCCGAGGGGAAAGAGAGATGCACACGTTGAGCAG GGAGAACAAGTACATTCCCCCAGGGCAGAGAAACAGGGAGGCAATGTCATGGGGGCCCGGACGGCAGAATTCGCCACGCCTGACTCCGAACTCAGCTGGACCTGCACCCCCTCGAGCGGGATTGCACGACTATAGTCTAAGCCCAGGCGCCGACCAGAGGGTGGTAAATGGAG GTTCATCCCATTGGCCCTCACCCTGTCCATCCCCTTCCTCCCGCTCCCTCCCTCGTTACCAGCCCGGCCCTTCCTCTTTGCCTCCTCGGGCAGCCACGCCCACCAGGCCACCCTCCAGACCCCCTTCTCGACCTTCCAGGCCTTTATCTCATTCATCCCACCCCTCCTATCCCTCTTCCTCGTCTCCCTTTCCCCACCATGGGCCGACATCGCCGGCCTCCACTCTGCCCAAACGCATGTCTTCAGAAG GTCCATCAAGGATGTCCCCCAAATCCCAAAGGACGCCCCGTGCTCACAGAGTGCCTCCCAGCAGGACCACAGGAATACCACCAGGAGTGGATCTAATATCCCACAATTCCCCAGGAGATCTCCCAGTGACTTCATCCAACAGAGGAAACTCCTCAGGAGGAACGTGGTCTTCTGTAGTTAGTGGAG CTCACAGACCGCGCTCCCCTCGTCAGAACAGCATGGTCGGAGCGTCCCCTTCCTCCGCATCCCCACAGACAGGAACAGCTCCTGTGGACACTTTTGCCACGCCGAGGTCCGCGTCCTCCCCGACTGCTGCTAGTTCTGCCCCCAGCATGGTTGCTGGAGATA TAAAAGAGAGTCGCGTCCAGGAGACGAGACAGACGTCCCCCAAAGCCAACAAAGACAACATGAAGGATAGTTCAACCAGTGTCAACAGACCAGTGTGTAAAG GTCCTCCCTCTTTCGCACCTGACCACAGAAAACAACTAGACAATTTAAAGAAATTTAGTGAAGATTTTAGG TTGCAGTCTAGTTCCAACTCAGACCCTGCCTCTGACAACATGATCACAAAGCCTTCAAGAGATCCCGCGGCCAAGCTTGCAGACTCCCCCTTGGACAAATCCTCCATAGTGAGCCCCGAAGACCATAGCGACTCCGCCCCGTCCACCGGCACCATCAATACGAGTAAGCCCGGCAGCCCCGCCGCGCTGTCCCCGTCTCCTTCAGGCCCAGATCAGAAGAGGGTTGGGCTGGATGTGACGTCGCAAGGGGTTCAGACAACGGCCATGTCCACATTTGGCGGGCCCAAGCATGAAGAAAAGGAGGACAAAAAGGAGGCGGTGCAAGA TCAAGTGAGGAAGTCAACCTTAAACCCCAACGCTAATGAGTTCAAGCCAAGGTTTAACACACAG CCTAAACCAGCAAACACCCCAACACCACCCCGGCCCCAAGGTCAGCCAAGCCCCTCCATAGTGGTCCAGCAGCCCCCCACCGTCTACAGTCAGACAATGTGCTTCCCCCAGATGTATCCTCTCACACCAGTTAGTCCCGGCGTGCAG AAAAGCATAATATGGAAg TCTCCAGCAATGTACCAGGTCCAGATGCCTCACATGACTGTAAACCAGACCAAACCATACAGACCAGGTAAAG TACCCAACATGAACCAGCAGAGGACAGACCAGCATCACCCACCAGGCACACCCATCATGCACCCTGCTACAGCAGCAGGTCCACCAATCATCACGCAGAACCCCGCCTACTCTGCCCAGTACTTTACCTGCAGCCCGCAGCAGTTTGCCAGTCAGCCGCTGGTCCAGCAGATGCCGCACTACCAGTCACAG GCGCAGCATGTGTTCAGTCCCGTAATGCAAGGCAGTGCCCGCATGATGGCGCCGCACGCACACGGCCAACCCACCTTGGTGTCCTCCTCAACCACACAGTACCCAGAGCAGACACACACCATGTATG TGTCTTCTTGCCCCATGCCCCAGCAGTACACCCACCCCAGTGCCACGTTGCACCCTCACCCTCAGCACCCTCAGCCCTCTGCCACGCCCACAGGCCAAGGTCAGCAAGGGGGGCCGCCTCAGCATGGAGGTCCCCCCAACCACCCTGCCGCCAGCCCAGTCCAGCACCCGCAGCACCCTCAGGCGGCAGCAG CAGCAGCAGCTGCCGCCCAGGCCCTCCACCTCGCCAACCAGCCTCAGCAGCAGATGTACTCCGCTCTAGCCCCCACGCCTCCATCCATGACCCCGGGCCCCAACCCCCAGTCACCACAGGCGTCTTTCCCCTCTGCCCAGCAGACCGTCTACATCCACCCTCAGCAAGTGCAGCATGGCTATAATCCCAACCACATGGCTCATGTGCAGCAG
- the atxn2 gene encoding ataxin-2 isoform X1, translating to MSMKAGGNRSKPGGGNAAGAGGSGGGRQNLGRGRHSGKGPAAVIFNGVYANMRMVHVLTSVVGTRCELKVKNGTVYEGVFKTYGPECDLVLDAAHRKNLEPSAGPRKEDIVESIVFKASDVVVVSFKDVDLNFARKVSSDTEPKGVSLRVSDNFTDTAVSGRINGEHKEKDLEPWDGGETHNSDSLESLDTDVSNGWDPNDMFKYNEEKYGVLSTYDSSLSTYTVPLERDNSEEFLKREARAAQLAEEIEASSTYKARVALENDERSEEEKFTAVVRGEREMHTLSRENKYIPPGQRNREAMSWGPGRQNSPRLTPNSAGPAPPRAGLHDYSLSPGADQRVVNGGSSHWPSPCPSPSSRSLPRYQPGPSSLPPRAATPTRPPSRPPSRPSRPLSHSSHPSYPSSSSPFPHHGPTSPASTLPKRMSSEGPSRMSPKSQRTPRAHRVPPSRTTGIPPGVDLISHNSPGDLPVTSSNRGNSSGGTWSSVVSGAHRPRSPRQNSMVGASPSSASPQTGTAPVDTFATPRSASSPTAASSAPSMVAGDIKESRVQETRQTSPKANKDNMKDSSTSVNRPVCKGPPSFAPDHRKQLDNLKKFSEDFRLQSSSNSDPASDNMITKPSRDPAAKLADSPLDKSSIVSPEDHSDSAPSTGTINTSKPGSPAALSPSPSGPDQKRVGLDVTSQGVQTTAMSTFGGPKHEEKEDKKEAVQDQVRKSTLNPNANEFKPRFNTQQPKPANTPTPPRPQGQPSPSIVVQQPPTVYSQTMCFPQMYPLTPVSPGVQKSIIWKSPAMYQVQMPHMTVNQTKPYRPGKVPNMNQQRTDQHHPPGTPIMHPATAAGPPIITQNPAYSAQYFTCSPQQFASQPLVQQMPHYQSQAQHVFSPVMQGSARMMAPHAHGQPTLVSSSTTQYPEQTHTMYVSSCPMPQQYTHPSATLHPHPQHPQPSATPTGQGQQGGPPQHGGPPNHPAASPVQHPQHPQAAAAAAAAAQALHLANQPQQQMYSALAPTPPSMTPGPNPQSPQASFPSAQQTVYIHPQQVQHGYNPNHMAHVQQAHMQSGMVPSHHPASAHPQMMLMATQGPPGGPQAPMAQTALNHIPVSSTTHFSYLAHPQVQAHHQQQL from the exons GGGAAGACACAGTGGTAAAGGTCCTGCAGCG GTTATTTTCAATGGAGTTTATGCAAACATGAGGATGGTCCATGTCTTGACATCTGTTGTG GGCACCAGGTGTGAACTGAAGGTGAAAAATGGAACGGTCTATGAAGGAGTCTTCAAAACTTACGGTCCAGAG TGCGACCTGGTATTAGACGCAGCCCACAGAAAGAACCTAGAGCCGAGTGCGGGCCCCAGAAAAGAAGACATTGTAGAGAGCATCGTTTTCAAGGCTTCCGATGTCGTCGTCGTGTCCTTCAAAGACGTCGACCTTAACTTTGCCAGGAAAG TTTCCTCTGACACAG AGCCTAAAGGTGTATCCTTGCGTGTCTCAGATAACTTCACAGACACCGCAGTGAGCGGCAGAATCAATGGCGAGCACAAAGAGAAAGATCTGGAGCCCTGGGATGGTGGAGAGACCCACAATTCTGACAGCCTCGAGTCTCTGGATACTGATGTG tCAAATGGGTGGGACCCCAATGATATGTTCAAGTACAACGAGGAGAAGTATGGGGTTTTGTCAACTTATGACAGCAGCCTGTCCACATATAC GGTCCCACTAGAGCGTGATAACTCTGAGGAATTCCTGAAGAGGGAAGCTCGAGCTGCCCAGCTGGCTGAGGAAATAGAAGCCAGCTCCACATACAAGGCCCGCGTGGCGCTGGAGAACGACGAACGGTCCGAGGAGGAGAAGTTTACCGCCGTCGTCCGAGGGGAAAGAGAGATGCACACGTTGAGCAG GGAGAACAAGTACATTCCCCCAGGGCAGAGAAACAGGGAGGCAATGTCATGGGGGCCCGGACGGCAGAATTCGCCACGCCTGACTCCGAACTCAGCTGGACCTGCACCCCCTCGAGCGGGATTGCACGACTATAGTCTAAGCCCAGGCGCCGACCAGAGGGTGGTAAATGGAG GTTCATCCCATTGGCCCTCACCCTGTCCATCCCCTTCCTCCCGCTCCCTCCCTCGTTACCAGCCCGGCCCTTCCTCTTTGCCTCCTCGGGCAGCCACGCCCACCAGGCCACCCTCCAGACCCCCTTCTCGACCTTCCAGGCCTTTATCTCATTCATCCCACCCCTCCTATCCCTCTTCCTCGTCTCCCTTTCCCCACCATGGGCCGACATCGCCGGCCTCCACTCTGCCCAAACGCATGTCTTCAGAAG GTCCATCAAGGATGTCCCCCAAATCCCAAAGGACGCCCCGTGCTCACAGAGTGCCTCCCAGCAGGACCACAGGAATACCACCAGGAGTGGATCTAATATCCCACAATTCCCCAGGAGATCTCCCAGTGACTTCATCCAACAGAGGAAACTCCTCAGGAGGAACGTGGTCTTCTGTAGTTAGTGGAG CTCACAGACCGCGCTCCCCTCGTCAGAACAGCATGGTCGGAGCGTCCCCTTCCTCCGCATCCCCACAGACAGGAACAGCTCCTGTGGACACTTTTGCCACGCCGAGGTCCGCGTCCTCCCCGACTGCTGCTAGTTCTGCCCCCAGCATGGTTGCTGGAGATA TAAAAGAGAGTCGCGTCCAGGAGACGAGACAGACGTCCCCCAAAGCCAACAAAGACAACATGAAGGATAGTTCAACCAGTGTCAACAGACCAGTGTGTAAAG GTCCTCCCTCTTTCGCACCTGACCACAGAAAACAACTAGACAATTTAAAGAAATTTAGTGAAGATTTTAGG TTGCAGTCTAGTTCCAACTCAGACCCTGCCTCTGACAACATGATCACAAAGCCTTCAAGAGATCCCGCGGCCAAGCTTGCAGACTCCCCCTTGGACAAATCCTCCATAGTGAGCCCCGAAGACCATAGCGACTCCGCCCCGTCCACCGGCACCATCAATACGAGTAAGCCCGGCAGCCCCGCCGCGCTGTCCCCGTCTCCTTCAGGCCCAGATCAGAAGAGGGTTGGGCTGGATGTGACGTCGCAAGGGGTTCAGACAACGGCCATGTCCACATTTGGCGGGCCCAAGCATGAAGAAAAGGAGGACAAAAAGGAGGCGGTGCAAGA TCAAGTGAGGAAGTCAACCTTAAACCCCAACGCTAATGAGTTCAAGCCAAGGTTTAACACACAG CAGCCTAAACCAGCAAACACCCCAACACCACCCCGGCCCCAAGGTCAGCCAAGCCCCTCCATAGTGGTCCAGCAGCCCCCCACCGTCTACAGTCAGACAATGTGCTTCCCCCAGATGTATCCTCTCACACCAGTTAGTCCCGGCGTGCAG AAAAGCATAATATGGAAg TCTCCAGCAATGTACCAGGTCCAGATGCCTCACATGACTGTAAACCAGACCAAACCATACAGACCAGGTAAAG TACCCAACATGAACCAGCAGAGGACAGACCAGCATCACCCACCAGGCACACCCATCATGCACCCTGCTACAGCAGCAGGTCCACCAATCATCACGCAGAACCCCGCCTACTCTGCCCAGTACTTTACCTGCAGCCCGCAGCAGTTTGCCAGTCAGCCGCTGGTCCAGCAGATGCCGCACTACCAGTCACAG GCGCAGCATGTGTTCAGTCCCGTAATGCAAGGCAGTGCCCGCATGATGGCGCCGCACGCACACGGCCAACCCACCTTGGTGTCCTCCTCAACCACACAGTACCCAGAGCAGACACACACCATGTATG TGTCTTCTTGCCCCATGCCCCAGCAGTACACCCACCCCAGTGCCACGTTGCACCCTCACCCTCAGCACCCTCAGCCCTCTGCCACGCCCACAGGCCAAGGTCAGCAAGGGGGGCCGCCTCAGCATGGAGGTCCCCCCAACCACCCTGCCGCCAGCCCAGTCCAGCACCCGCAGCACCCTCAGGCGGCAGCAG CAGCAGCAGCTGCCGCCCAGGCCCTCCACCTCGCCAACCAGCCTCAGCAGCAGATGTACTCCGCTCTAGCCCCCACGCCTCCATCCATGACCCCGGGCCCCAACCCCCAGTCACCACAGGCGTCTTTCCCCTCTGCCCAGCAGACCGTCTACATCCACCCTCAGCAAGTGCAGCATGGCTATAATCCCAACCACATGGCTCATGTGCAGCAG